The Doryrhamphus excisus isolate RoL2022-K1 chromosome 18, RoL_Dexc_1.0, whole genome shotgun sequence genome contains a region encoding:
- the LOC131106184 gene encoding phosphatidate phosphatase LPIN3-like isoform X5 — MAEGRSRNNSLAGKGHLHPSLWSQTMNIVGQLAETVFVTVKELYRGLNPATLTGGIDVIVVRQPDGSFQCSPFHVRFGKLGVLRSKEKVVDIEINGESVDLHMKLGDNGEAFFVEENENTEFQVPAHLCTSPISFATPEGMDENPEGSSTTRKKKRRRKRMRSDSHRKEEASSSSEEREKDKEWESDQTSRQESPAKDEHVTPLQVSKSVYYSLSEEPNEQELGPRDAHPHSDGDQSPVENVFDSRPSSPKSDSELVVKSQDSPGLPMQWNWGGFPMPRHSERTSVEIEHSSSSHFRTIERQDSFDLGNEPVISCSKVDRVTVVRPQPRTQSLDLSLSYSTLTFDAPFNFTSSRLGELSESCTSTERGVSVSHAQEDATAITEHVSSVCEAAVPGDITNSDSQTTAESEDAVIQTIDADSRGVDCAQASNLAPVSEQGSAPASDGDSGIDPCAEGGEEDSRAGVAEAKDNGAVHAEELTNCSETSTKHEQPDTKKNRRNHHLGPTDIYLDDLTSLDPEVAALYFPKSSETEASSAHVADQGSCSGSQSPQSVGAIDSGTEYHSDSASHASEVSMSLCGQVGDTSQITKEKFLEHSVSYLDFANNPGIIEDPSLVICINSNYYNWAVAAPMVLSMTAFQKNLPKSTVERLVKDKMPKKSGRWWFSWRRRDLHTNKRSEEGQEINVEDMNTVKATQDDADSDEVTGIGQKPFLPSSLSTETLRTAQCITQMYRKSLRLTSKQIENLNLRDGPNKVVFSVTTQYQGTCRCEATIYLWNWGDRIVISDIDGTITKSDALGHILPQFGKDWTHKGIAKLYHKIHQNGYKFLYCSARAIGMAAITKDYLEWVNDKGTVLPKGPVLLAPSSLFSALHREVIEKKPEVFKIACLSDIRDLFNPKRQPFYAAFGNRTNDAFAYTQVGVSDTKIFTVNPKGEMIQEKTKANKSSYCHLGELVDHFFPELGGSGPSALVCPEFSSFSYWKEPLAKLDLDTLL, encoded by the exons ATGGCAGAGGGAAGGTCAAGGAATAACAGCCTGGCCGGGAAGGGGCATCTGCACCCTTCACTGTGG TCTCAAACCATGAATATTGTAGGCCAGCTGGCAGAGACCGTCTTTGTGACGGTGAAGGAGCTGTATCGCGGCCTTAACCCCGCCACTCTCACTGGAGGGATTGACGTGATTGTGGTGCGTCAGCCCGATGGCTCCTTCCAGTGTTCCCCCTTTCATGTCCGCTTTGGAAAGCTGGGCGTGCTGCGCTCCAAGGAGAAAGTT GTGGACATCGAGATAAATGGAGAATCGGTGGACTTGCACATGAAACTAGGGGACAACGGCGAAGCtttttttgttgaagaaaatgaaaacacagaG TTCCAAGTCCCGGCCCATCTCTGCACCTCCCCGATCTCTTTTGCCACCCCTGAGGGCATGGACGAGAATCCTGAAGGATCCTCCACCACCCGCAAGAAGAAACGCCGCCGTAAACGCATGCGCTCCGATAGTCACCGAAAAGAAGAAGCCAGCTCATCTTCAGAGGAGCGAGAGAAAGACAAAGAGTGGGAGAGTGATCAGACCTCCAGGCAGGAGAGTCCGGCTAAAGATGAGCATGTCACACCTTTGCAAGTCAG TAAGTCTGTGTACTACTCGCTGTCAGAGGAGCCAAATGAACAGGAGCTGGGGCCCAGAGATGCCCATCCACACTCAGACGGGGACCAGTCGCCTGTAGAAAA TGTGTTTGACAGTCGGCCATCTTCTCCTAAGAGTGACTCTGAGCTTGTGGTTAAAAGCCAAGATTCCCCTGGGCTGCCCATGCAGTGGAACTGGGGAGGCTTTCCCATG CCACGGCATTCTGAGAGGACATCAGTGGAGATAGAGCACTCCAGCTCTTCACATTTTCGTACAATCGAGAGACAAGACTCCTTTGACTTGGGCAATGAGCCTGTGATCAGCTGTAGCAAAGTGGACCGGGTCACTGTGGTCAGACCACAACCCAGGACTCAGTCTCTAGATTTGAGCTTGAGCTACTCCACGCTGACCTTTGATGCACCTTTTAACTTTACCAGTTCCAGACTTGGTGAACTTTCAGAGTCTTGTACGTCGACAGAAAGGGGGGTCTCTGTGTCTCATGCTCAGGAAGACGCTACAGCCATTACTGAGCATGTTAGCAGTGTGTGTGAAGCAGCTGTTCCTGGTGACATAACTAACAGTGACAGTCAGACAACTGCAGAAAGTGAAGATGCTGTAATCCAAACTATTGATGCAGACAGCAGAGGCGTGGATTGTGCACAAGCATCTAATCTGGCACCCGTAAGTGAGCAAGGTAGCGCTCCTGCCAGTGATGGAGACAGTGGGATAGATCCCTGTGCCGAGGGAGGCGAGGAGGACAGCAGAGCCGGTGTTGCTGAAGCTAAAGACAACGGGGCCGTGCACGCTGAGGAGTTAACAAACTGCTCGGAGACATCCACCAAACACGAGCAACCAGACACAAAGAAGA ACAGGCGTAATCACCATCTGGGACCTACGGATATTTACTTGGATGATCTGACCTCACTGGATCCCGAGGTTGCAGCGCTCTACTTCCCAAAGAG CAGTGAAACGGAGGCTTCATCTGCTCACGTAGCTGATCAAGGCTCCTGCTCGGGAAGCCAGTCCCCCCAATCTGTGGGCGCCATAGACAGCGGGACTGAATACCACTCGGATTCTGCCTCCCACGCCTCAGAGGTCAGCATGTCCCTCTGTGGACAAGTGGGTGACACCAGCCAAATCACAAAAG AGAAGTTTCTGGAGCATTCTGTGTCATACCTGGACTTTGCCAACAATCCGGGCATCATTGAGGACCCAAGCCTTGTCATTTGTATCAACTCCAA CTACTATAATTGGGCAGTGGCAGCTCCAATGGTCTTGTCCATGACGGCTTTCCAAAAGAACCTACCCAAG AGTACAGTAGAGAGGCTGGTAAAGGACAAAATGCCCAAAAAGTCAGGACGCTGGTGGTTCTCCTGGAGGAGGCGTGACTTGCACACCAATAAG CGCTCAGAGGAAGGCCAGGAGATCAACGTTGAAGATATGAACACTGTCAA AGCCACACAGGACGATGCGGACAGCGACGAGGTGACAGGGATTGGCCAAAAACCTTTCCTTCCATCCAGCTTGTCAACAGAAACCCTTCGCACTGCTCAGTGCATCACCCAGATGTACCGCAAGTCTCTCCGTCTGACCTCCAAACAGATT GAGAACTTGAATCTGCGTGACGGACCCAACAAGGTGGTTTTCAGTGTGACCACTCAGTACCAGGGCACCTGTCGCTGTGAGGCCACCATCTATTTGTGGAACTGGGGTGATCGCATCGTCATATCAGACATCGATGGCACCATCACAAA GTCTGATGCTCTCGGTCACATCCTGCCTCAGTTTGGCAAAGACTGGACACACAAAGGCATTGCCAAACTCTACCACAAAATTCACCA AAATGGTTACAAGTTCCTGTATTGTTCAGCTCGTGCCATAGGAATGGCCGCCATCACTAAGGATTACCTCGAATGGGTCAACGACAAAGGCACTGTTCTTCCTAAAGGCCCGGTACTACTAGCACCGAGCAGTCTTTTTTCAGCACTACACAG GGAGGTGATTGAGAAGAAGCCAGAGGTGTTTAAAATTGCATGTCTCAGTGACATCAGGGACCTCTTCAACCCCAAGAGACAACCCTTCTATGCAGCCTTTGGTAACAGGACCAAC GATGCTTTCGCCTACACGCAGGTCGGCGTGTCTGACACCAAGATATTTACTGTCAATCCAAAAGGAGAGATGATCCAAGAGAAAACCAAAGCAAACAAGTCCTC GTATTGCCACCTCGGTGAGTTGGTGGATCATTTCTTCCCAGAGCTTGGCGGGAGCGGGCCTTCTGCTCTGGTCTGCCCTGAGTTCAGCAGTTTCTCCTACTGGAAGGAGCCGTTGGCAAAACTGGACCTTGACACACTACTGTAG
- the LOC131106184 gene encoding phosphatidate phosphatase LPIN3-like isoform X1: protein MAEGRSRNNSLAGKGHLHPSLWSQTMNIVGQLAETVFVTVKELYRGLNPATLTGGIDVIVVRQPDGSFQCSPFHVRFGKLGVLRSKEKVVDIEINGESVDLHMKLGDNGEAFFVEENENTEFQVPAHLCTSPISFATPEGMDENPEGSSTTRKKKRRRKRMRSDSHRKEEASSSSEEREKDKEWESDQTSRQESPAKDEHVTPLQVSKSVYYSLSEEPNEQELGPRDAHPHSDGDQSPVENVFDSRPSSPKSDSELVVKSQDSPGLPMQWNWGGFPMPRHSERTSVEIEHSSSSHFRTIERQDSFDLGNEPVISCSKVDRVTVVRPQPRTQSLDLSLSYSTLTFDAPFNFTSSRLGELSESCTSTERGVSVSHAQEDATAITEHVSSVCEAAVPGDITNSDSQTTAESEDAVIQTIDADSRGVDCAQASNLAPVSEQGSAPASDGDSGIDPCAEGGEEDSRAGVAEAKDNGAVHAEELTNCSETSTKHEQPDTKKNRRNHHLGPTDIYLDDLTSLDPEVAALYFPKSSETEASSAHVADQGSCSGSQSPQSVGAIDSGTEYHSDSASHASEVSMSLCGQVGDTSQITKEKFLEHSVSYLDFANNPGIIEDPSLVICINSNYYNWAVAAPMVLSMTAFQKNLPKSTVERLVKDKMPKKSGRWWFSWRRRDLHTNKVDQRSEEGQEINVEDMNTVKATQDDADSDEVTGIGQKPFLPSSLSTETLRTAQCITQMYRKSLRLTSKQIENLNLRDGPNKVVFSVTTQYQGTCRCEATIYLWNWGDRIVISDIDGTITKSDALGHILPQFGKDWTHKGIAKLYHKIHQNGYKFLYCSARAIGMAAITKDYLEWVNDKGTVLPKGPVLLAPSSLFSALHREVIEKKPEVFKIACLSDIRDLFNPKRQPFYAAFGNRTNDAFAYTQVGVSDTKIFTVNPKGEMIQEKTKANKSSYCHLGELVDHFFPELGGSGPSALVCPEFSSFSYWKEPLAKLDLDTLL, encoded by the exons ATGGCAGAGGGAAGGTCAAGGAATAACAGCCTGGCCGGGAAGGGGCATCTGCACCCTTCACTGTGG TCTCAAACCATGAATATTGTAGGCCAGCTGGCAGAGACCGTCTTTGTGACGGTGAAGGAGCTGTATCGCGGCCTTAACCCCGCCACTCTCACTGGAGGGATTGACGTGATTGTGGTGCGTCAGCCCGATGGCTCCTTCCAGTGTTCCCCCTTTCATGTCCGCTTTGGAAAGCTGGGCGTGCTGCGCTCCAAGGAGAAAGTT GTGGACATCGAGATAAATGGAGAATCGGTGGACTTGCACATGAAACTAGGGGACAACGGCGAAGCtttttttgttgaagaaaatgaaaacacagaG TTCCAAGTCCCGGCCCATCTCTGCACCTCCCCGATCTCTTTTGCCACCCCTGAGGGCATGGACGAGAATCCTGAAGGATCCTCCACCACCCGCAAGAAGAAACGCCGCCGTAAACGCATGCGCTCCGATAGTCACCGAAAAGAAGAAGCCAGCTCATCTTCAGAGGAGCGAGAGAAAGACAAAGAGTGGGAGAGTGATCAGACCTCCAGGCAGGAGAGTCCGGCTAAAGATGAGCATGTCACACCTTTGCAAGTCAG TAAGTCTGTGTACTACTCGCTGTCAGAGGAGCCAAATGAACAGGAGCTGGGGCCCAGAGATGCCCATCCACACTCAGACGGGGACCAGTCGCCTGTAGAAAA TGTGTTTGACAGTCGGCCATCTTCTCCTAAGAGTGACTCTGAGCTTGTGGTTAAAAGCCAAGATTCCCCTGGGCTGCCCATGCAGTGGAACTGGGGAGGCTTTCCCATG CCACGGCATTCTGAGAGGACATCAGTGGAGATAGAGCACTCCAGCTCTTCACATTTTCGTACAATCGAGAGACAAGACTCCTTTGACTTGGGCAATGAGCCTGTGATCAGCTGTAGCAAAGTGGACCGGGTCACTGTGGTCAGACCACAACCCAGGACTCAGTCTCTAGATTTGAGCTTGAGCTACTCCACGCTGACCTTTGATGCACCTTTTAACTTTACCAGTTCCAGACTTGGTGAACTTTCAGAGTCTTGTACGTCGACAGAAAGGGGGGTCTCTGTGTCTCATGCTCAGGAAGACGCTACAGCCATTACTGAGCATGTTAGCAGTGTGTGTGAAGCAGCTGTTCCTGGTGACATAACTAACAGTGACAGTCAGACAACTGCAGAAAGTGAAGATGCTGTAATCCAAACTATTGATGCAGACAGCAGAGGCGTGGATTGTGCACAAGCATCTAATCTGGCACCCGTAAGTGAGCAAGGTAGCGCTCCTGCCAGTGATGGAGACAGTGGGATAGATCCCTGTGCCGAGGGAGGCGAGGAGGACAGCAGAGCCGGTGTTGCTGAAGCTAAAGACAACGGGGCCGTGCACGCTGAGGAGTTAACAAACTGCTCGGAGACATCCACCAAACACGAGCAACCAGACACAAAGAAGA ACAGGCGTAATCACCATCTGGGACCTACGGATATTTACTTGGATGATCTGACCTCACTGGATCCCGAGGTTGCAGCGCTCTACTTCCCAAAGAG CAGTGAAACGGAGGCTTCATCTGCTCACGTAGCTGATCAAGGCTCCTGCTCGGGAAGCCAGTCCCCCCAATCTGTGGGCGCCATAGACAGCGGGACTGAATACCACTCGGATTCTGCCTCCCACGCCTCAGAGGTCAGCATGTCCCTCTGTGGACAAGTGGGTGACACCAGCCAAATCACAAAAG AGAAGTTTCTGGAGCATTCTGTGTCATACCTGGACTTTGCCAACAATCCGGGCATCATTGAGGACCCAAGCCTTGTCATTTGTATCAACTCCAA CTACTATAATTGGGCAGTGGCAGCTCCAATGGTCTTGTCCATGACGGCTTTCCAAAAGAACCTACCCAAG AGTACAGTAGAGAGGCTGGTAAAGGACAAAATGCCCAAAAAGTCAGGACGCTGGTGGTTCTCCTGGAGGAGGCGTGACTTGCACACCAATAAGGTTGAC CAGCGCTCAGAGGAAGGCCAGGAGATCAACGTTGAAGATATGAACACTGTCAA AGCCACACAGGACGATGCGGACAGCGACGAGGTGACAGGGATTGGCCAAAAACCTTTCCTTCCATCCAGCTTGTCAACAGAAACCCTTCGCACTGCTCAGTGCATCACCCAGATGTACCGCAAGTCTCTCCGTCTGACCTCCAAACAGATT GAGAACTTGAATCTGCGTGACGGACCCAACAAGGTGGTTTTCAGTGTGACCACTCAGTACCAGGGCACCTGTCGCTGTGAGGCCACCATCTATTTGTGGAACTGGGGTGATCGCATCGTCATATCAGACATCGATGGCACCATCACAAA GTCTGATGCTCTCGGTCACATCCTGCCTCAGTTTGGCAAAGACTGGACACACAAAGGCATTGCCAAACTCTACCACAAAATTCACCA AAATGGTTACAAGTTCCTGTATTGTTCAGCTCGTGCCATAGGAATGGCCGCCATCACTAAGGATTACCTCGAATGGGTCAACGACAAAGGCACTGTTCTTCCTAAAGGCCCGGTACTACTAGCACCGAGCAGTCTTTTTTCAGCACTACACAG GGAGGTGATTGAGAAGAAGCCAGAGGTGTTTAAAATTGCATGTCTCAGTGACATCAGGGACCTCTTCAACCCCAAGAGACAACCCTTCTATGCAGCCTTTGGTAACAGGACCAAC GATGCTTTCGCCTACACGCAGGTCGGCGTGTCTGACACCAAGATATTTACTGTCAATCCAAAAGGAGAGATGATCCAAGAGAAAACCAAAGCAAACAAGTCCTC GTATTGCCACCTCGGTGAGTTGGTGGATCATTTCTTCCCAGAGCTTGGCGGGAGCGGGCCTTCTGCTCTGGTCTGCCCTGAGTTCAGCAGTTTCTCCTACTGGAAGGAGCCGTTGGCAAAACTGGACCTTGACACACTACTGTAG
- the LOC131106184 gene encoding phosphatidate phosphatase LPIN3-like isoform X6: MNIVGQLAETVFVTVKELYRGLNPATLTGGIDVIVVRQPDGSFQCSPFHVRFGKLGVLRSKEKVVDIEINGESVDLHMKLGDNGEAFFVEENENTEFQVPAHLCTSPISFATPEGMDENPEGSSTTRKKKRRRKRMRSDSHRKEEASSSSEEREKDKEWESDQTSRQESPAKDEHVTPLQVSKSVYYSLSEEPNEQELGPRDAHPHSDGDQSPVENVFDSRPSSPKSDSELVVKSQDSPGLPMQWNWGGFPMPRHSERTSVEIEHSSSSHFRTIERQDSFDLGNEPVISCSKVDRVTVVRPQPRTQSLDLSLSYSTLTFDAPFNFTSSRLGELSESCTSTERGVSVSHAQEDATAITEHVSSVCEAAVPGDITNSDSQTTAESEDAVIQTIDADSRGVDCAQASNLAPVSEQGSAPASDGDSGIDPCAEGGEEDSRAGVAEAKDNGAVHAEELTNCSETSTKHEQPDTKKNRRNHHLGPTDIYLDDLTSLDPEVAALYFPKSSETEASSAHVADQGSCSGSQSPQSVGAIDSGTEYHSDSASHASEVSMSLCGQVGDTSQITKEKFLEHSVSYLDFANNPGIIEDPSLVICINSNYYNWAVAAPMVLSMTAFQKNLPKSTVERLVKDKMPKKSGRWWFSWRRRDLHTNKVDQRSEEGQEINVEDMNTVKATQDDADSDEVTGIGQKPFLPSSLSTETLRTAQCITQMYRKSLRLTSKQIENLNLRDGPNKVVFSVTTQYQGTCRCEATIYLWNWGDRIVISDIDGTITKSDALGHILPQFGKDWTHKGIAKLYHKIHQNGYKFLYCSARAIGMAAITKDYLEWVNDKGTVLPKGPVLLAPSSLFSALHREVIEKKPEVFKIACLSDIRDLFNPKRQPFYAAFGNRTNDAFAYTQVGVSDTKIFTVNPKGEMIQEKTKANKSSYCHLGELVDHFFPELGGSGPSALVCPEFSSFSYWKEPLAKLDLDTLL, translated from the exons ATGAATATTGTAGGCCAGCTGGCAGAGACCGTCTTTGTGACGGTGAAGGAGCTGTATCGCGGCCTTAACCCCGCCACTCTCACTGGAGGGATTGACGTGATTGTGGTGCGTCAGCCCGATGGCTCCTTCCAGTGTTCCCCCTTTCATGTCCGCTTTGGAAAGCTGGGCGTGCTGCGCTCCAAGGAGAAAGTT GTGGACATCGAGATAAATGGAGAATCGGTGGACTTGCACATGAAACTAGGGGACAACGGCGAAGCtttttttgttgaagaaaatgaaaacacagaG TTCCAAGTCCCGGCCCATCTCTGCACCTCCCCGATCTCTTTTGCCACCCCTGAGGGCATGGACGAGAATCCTGAAGGATCCTCCACCACCCGCAAGAAGAAACGCCGCCGTAAACGCATGCGCTCCGATAGTCACCGAAAAGAAGAAGCCAGCTCATCTTCAGAGGAGCGAGAGAAAGACAAAGAGTGGGAGAGTGATCAGACCTCCAGGCAGGAGAGTCCGGCTAAAGATGAGCATGTCACACCTTTGCAAGTCAG TAAGTCTGTGTACTACTCGCTGTCAGAGGAGCCAAATGAACAGGAGCTGGGGCCCAGAGATGCCCATCCACACTCAGACGGGGACCAGTCGCCTGTAGAAAA TGTGTTTGACAGTCGGCCATCTTCTCCTAAGAGTGACTCTGAGCTTGTGGTTAAAAGCCAAGATTCCCCTGGGCTGCCCATGCAGTGGAACTGGGGAGGCTTTCCCATG CCACGGCATTCTGAGAGGACATCAGTGGAGATAGAGCACTCCAGCTCTTCACATTTTCGTACAATCGAGAGACAAGACTCCTTTGACTTGGGCAATGAGCCTGTGATCAGCTGTAGCAAAGTGGACCGGGTCACTGTGGTCAGACCACAACCCAGGACTCAGTCTCTAGATTTGAGCTTGAGCTACTCCACGCTGACCTTTGATGCACCTTTTAACTTTACCAGTTCCAGACTTGGTGAACTTTCAGAGTCTTGTACGTCGACAGAAAGGGGGGTCTCTGTGTCTCATGCTCAGGAAGACGCTACAGCCATTACTGAGCATGTTAGCAGTGTGTGTGAAGCAGCTGTTCCTGGTGACATAACTAACAGTGACAGTCAGACAACTGCAGAAAGTGAAGATGCTGTAATCCAAACTATTGATGCAGACAGCAGAGGCGTGGATTGTGCACAAGCATCTAATCTGGCACCCGTAAGTGAGCAAGGTAGCGCTCCTGCCAGTGATGGAGACAGTGGGATAGATCCCTGTGCCGAGGGAGGCGAGGAGGACAGCAGAGCCGGTGTTGCTGAAGCTAAAGACAACGGGGCCGTGCACGCTGAGGAGTTAACAAACTGCTCGGAGACATCCACCAAACACGAGCAACCAGACACAAAGAAGA ACAGGCGTAATCACCATCTGGGACCTACGGATATTTACTTGGATGATCTGACCTCACTGGATCCCGAGGTTGCAGCGCTCTACTTCCCAAAGAG CAGTGAAACGGAGGCTTCATCTGCTCACGTAGCTGATCAAGGCTCCTGCTCGGGAAGCCAGTCCCCCCAATCTGTGGGCGCCATAGACAGCGGGACTGAATACCACTCGGATTCTGCCTCCCACGCCTCAGAGGTCAGCATGTCCCTCTGTGGACAAGTGGGTGACACCAGCCAAATCACAAAAG AGAAGTTTCTGGAGCATTCTGTGTCATACCTGGACTTTGCCAACAATCCGGGCATCATTGAGGACCCAAGCCTTGTCATTTGTATCAACTCCAA CTACTATAATTGGGCAGTGGCAGCTCCAATGGTCTTGTCCATGACGGCTTTCCAAAAGAACCTACCCAAG AGTACAGTAGAGAGGCTGGTAAAGGACAAAATGCCCAAAAAGTCAGGACGCTGGTGGTTCTCCTGGAGGAGGCGTGACTTGCACACCAATAAGGTTGAC CAGCGCTCAGAGGAAGGCCAGGAGATCAACGTTGAAGATATGAACACTGTCAA AGCCACACAGGACGATGCGGACAGCGACGAGGTGACAGGGATTGGCCAAAAACCTTTCCTTCCATCCAGCTTGTCAACAGAAACCCTTCGCACTGCTCAGTGCATCACCCAGATGTACCGCAAGTCTCTCCGTCTGACCTCCAAACAGATT GAGAACTTGAATCTGCGTGACGGACCCAACAAGGTGGTTTTCAGTGTGACCACTCAGTACCAGGGCACCTGTCGCTGTGAGGCCACCATCTATTTGTGGAACTGGGGTGATCGCATCGTCATATCAGACATCGATGGCACCATCACAAA GTCTGATGCTCTCGGTCACATCCTGCCTCAGTTTGGCAAAGACTGGACACACAAAGGCATTGCCAAACTCTACCACAAAATTCACCA AAATGGTTACAAGTTCCTGTATTGTTCAGCTCGTGCCATAGGAATGGCCGCCATCACTAAGGATTACCTCGAATGGGTCAACGACAAAGGCACTGTTCTTCCTAAAGGCCCGGTACTACTAGCACCGAGCAGTCTTTTTTCAGCACTACACAG GGAGGTGATTGAGAAGAAGCCAGAGGTGTTTAAAATTGCATGTCTCAGTGACATCAGGGACCTCTTCAACCCCAAGAGACAACCCTTCTATGCAGCCTTTGGTAACAGGACCAAC GATGCTTTCGCCTACACGCAGGTCGGCGTGTCTGACACCAAGATATTTACTGTCAATCCAAAAGGAGAGATGATCCAAGAGAAAACCAAAGCAAACAAGTCCTC GTATTGCCACCTCGGTGAGTTGGTGGATCATTTCTTCCCAGAGCTTGGCGGGAGCGGGCCTTCTGCTCTGGTCTGCCCTGAGTTCAGCAGTTTCTCCTACTGGAAGGAGCCGTTGGCAAAACTGGACCTTGACACACTACTGTAG